The Alteromonas stellipolaris genome includes a region encoding these proteins:
- a CDS encoding hybrid sensor histidine kinase/response regulator transcription factor, with translation MKWVKSSFFGSIVIVLLLGFDVFASVGSESFHGRSVFAGTPAGVIWDIEVVDEAIYLAAENGVFQIVGQESQKVNYNQSNLETGIISDVAYEQGYLWVSEFGVGVFKYNLKTGVSEQFISDSSDLKSVWNLVVTPDYLVISLINGIYVVNRTTREIQNWADEISSRSLSGAYSLVSANQTSVHAISETYHIEIDLTGQSVKLSPLTKDYPKLSKLTAISYFDFKQYVGGPEGIYIINEQKNTKNFYPFDTALTIRKPLSKIFIADEDNIWIAAGGLYKVIEGAITAIDWMNPIITSDAIHSIAAINKLRNGELILASTQLGLISLSDSQKAVNYLSFNEVLYQKNIRSAGTTREGVAFIKDASNSYFLQTKNGSLTLHTSKAAKCLDGYEIKFEEIYLKERGEMSFCSNPYNHIIKLSDNKYYAYALTEDGWKYYLADVASILDEFDAPPFLKDSIVLSSGELMGFDVNSSIHIQLSKFNWKVLPPSETGWSRITCIIEFNDTYLVCSSGSGLSEIDSTTGDISKSKLLDNSDIRFVRAGLLSSNGNFWFTTNIGLFLYDTSDDNLYQLDSENGIWDVDFDFGGIHELNDTIVIEGDRFAYSINEKVIIKSLSEANVAPKISFLKAEWLNEKGEVDSLYPIFSNSAFTIGSGYQTLDFSVASNSYVESYKHKLEFRILGYIEDWQTHNASSMNLAISDIGYGNFELQARVQSPHSNLDYPINSLHFKINPPFYLSHYAYFLYAILMIMCVYLYRKGYLKLVASMVINTSLVQKVLGRYGAEHKNKIEALAQNKIRLFSNVSHELRTPLQLIMSELGNSKKSDSEKEKLNITALVHNVQRMENLLDQVNTVDKLGTSTLENFRLYSVDDIKIIASSLDSLVKTKRQVLDVSTRGTGTISLLKGSLESIIGNLITNAVKFTENNGIIKFSAVFDEDNLTLSVRDNGKGIDESNHQEIFKRYKRIDPSPEATGEGIGLSLVKELVAMNQGEISVDSALGKGTKFIATFPIDDIQLLNSQNLDESTDSNWEDKPAILLVDDSRQLRNHLFKLFSSTYKCLVARDGKQALDILQIHKVNLVITDLMMPVMSGLNFVEKLRDTDALNYLPIIVLTAKVDDESKERALQANVDCLLTKPIADEELMLRVRHLVALKRAPSNNLSSSDMNKSEDSCILLPELLSEKDMAFYLNFISVLEKNYQDEYFTRDKAADLLLISPRSLNRKLSELFDYNFSEFLSRFRIDKSKALLANGASVISVAISVGFAGPSYFSTTFKRIMGIPPKQYSSTLVEPRSSEHQV, from the coding sequence ATGAAATGGGTCAAGAGCTCGTTTTTTGGCTCAATTGTTATTGTTTTGTTACTGGGTTTCGATGTTTTTGCATCAGTCGGAAGTGAAAGCTTCCACGGGCGTAGCGTATTTGCCGGGACTCCCGCAGGGGTAATATGGGATATAGAGGTTGTTGATGAAGCTATATACCTTGCCGCAGAAAATGGCGTTTTTCAGATTGTTGGACAAGAGTCTCAAAAAGTAAATTATAACCAGTCTAATTTAGAAACAGGCATAATTTCAGATGTGGCTTATGAGCAAGGCTATCTTTGGGTTAGTGAATTCGGGGTTGGTGTTTTTAAATACAACCTAAAGACAGGAGTATCAGAACAGTTTATTTCTGATTCCTCAGATTTAAAGAGTGTTTGGAATTTAGTTGTAACGCCTGACTATTTAGTAATCTCATTAATTAACGGTATATACGTTGTTAATAGAACAACGAGAGAAATACAAAATTGGGCAGATGAAATTTCATCTAGATCTTTATCTGGTGCCTATTCATTAGTGTCTGCAAATCAAACTAGCGTACACGCGATTTCAGAAACGTACCATATAGAGATAGATTTGACTGGTCAGAGTGTGAAGCTCAGTCCTTTGACAAAAGATTATCCCAAATTATCAAAGTTGACTGCTATTTCTTATTTTGATTTCAAGCAGTATGTAGGCGGACCTGAAGGTATCTACATAATAAATGAGCAAAAAAATACGAAAAATTTCTATCCTTTTGATACAGCTTTAACAATAAGAAAGCCATTGAGCAAAATATTTATCGCTGACGAAGATAATATCTGGATTGCTGCGGGCGGGCTATACAAAGTTATTGAGGGTGCTATTACAGCGATTGATTGGATGAATCCAATTATCACATCAGATGCGATACACTCGATAGCAGCAATTAATAAGTTAAGAAACGGAGAGTTGATTCTAGCATCAACACAATTGGGATTGATATCGTTGTCAGATTCTCAAAAGGCAGTTAACTATCTGAGTTTCAATGAAGTCCTCTACCAAAAAAATATTAGATCAGCAGGTACAACAAGGGAGGGAGTTGCATTTATAAAAGATGCTAGTAATAGTTATTTTTTGCAAACTAAAAATGGCTCGTTAACTCTCCACACTTCCAAAGCCGCGAAATGTCTAGATGGTTACGAGATTAAATTTGAAGAAATTTATTTGAAAGAGAGAGGGGAAATGAGTTTCTGCTCAAACCCCTACAACCACATTATCAAGTTAAGTGACAATAAATACTATGCATATGCTCTCACGGAAGATGGATGGAAATATTATCTAGCTGATGTCGCTTCAATTTTAGATGAATTTGATGCGCCCCCGTTTCTAAAAGATTCTATTGTATTGTCTTCTGGCGAGCTAATGGGATTCGATGTGAACAGCTCCATACATATTCAGTTGTCTAAGTTTAATTGGAAGGTGTTGCCTCCCTCAGAGACAGGTTGGAGCAGAATCACTTGCATCATAGAATTCAACGATACTTATTTGGTGTGCTCCTCTGGCAGTGGGCTCAGTGAAATAGATAGCACTACTGGTGACATTTCAAAAAGTAAATTACTAGATAATTCCGATATTAGATTTGTTCGAGCGGGACTTTTAAGTAGCAATGGAAATTTCTGGTTTACTACAAATATTGGACTCTTTCTTTATGATACAAGTGACGACAACTTGTATCAACTAGATAGCGAGAATGGTATTTGGGATGTCGACTTTGATTTCGGGGGAATTCACGAACTAAATGATACTATCGTTATCGAAGGAGATAGATTCGCTTATAGCATCAATGAGAAAGTAATAATCAAAAGTTTGAGTGAAGCAAACGTTGCACCAAAAATTTCTTTCCTCAAAGCCGAATGGCTCAATGAGAAGGGTGAGGTAGACTCCTTATACCCTATTTTTTCGAACTCTGCGTTTACCATCGGTAGCGGCTATCAGACACTTGATTTCAGCGTCGCATCAAATAGTTACGTGGAAAGCTACAAGCATAAACTAGAATTTAGAATACTCGGGTATATTGAAGATTGGCAAACTCATAACGCATCAAGTATGAATTTGGCTATTTCTGATATTGGCTATGGCAATTTTGAATTGCAAGCTCGGGTACAGTCACCCCATAGCAACCTTGATTACCCCATCAATTCTCTGCATTTCAAAATAAATCCACCGTTCTACTTAAGTCACTACGCCTACTTTCTATATGCCATCCTTATGATTATGTGTGTCTATTTATATCGAAAAGGCTATCTAAAACTAGTGGCCTCTATGGTTATTAACACTTCACTGGTACAGAAGGTATTAGGTAGGTACGGTGCTGAGCATAAGAATAAAATAGAAGCATTAGCACAAAACAAAATTCGGCTTTTCAGTAATGTTTCGCACGAGCTTCGCACGCCACTGCAACTCATTATGAGCGAGTTAGGTAATTCGAAGAAAAGTGATTCAGAGAAAGAAAAGCTCAATATCACGGCGTTAGTCCACAATGTTCAAAGAATGGAAAACTTATTAGATCAAGTGAACACGGTAGACAAACTGGGTACTTCAACGCTAGAAAACTTTAGGTTGTACTCTGTAGATGATATTAAAATTATAGCTTCAAGTTTAGACTCATTAGTGAAAACAAAGCGCCAAGTACTCGATGTAAGTACAAGAGGCACAGGCACTATTTCACTTTTAAAAGGTAGCTTAGAGTCGATTATCGGGAACCTCATTACTAACGCGGTTAAATTTACCGAAAACAATGGAATAATTAAATTTTCAGCGGTTTTTGATGAAGATAATCTAACACTTAGCGTTCGGGATAATGGGAAAGGCATCGATGAGTCTAACCACCAAGAAATTTTTAAGCGTTACAAAAGGATAGATCCATCTCCAGAAGCCACAGGCGAGGGAATTGGTTTGTCTTTAGTTAAAGAGTTGGTGGCTATGAATCAGGGCGAAATATCTGTCGACAGTGCGCTAGGCAAAGGCACCAAGTTTATAGCGACTTTCCCCATAGATGATATACAGCTTTTAAATAGTCAAAACTTAGATGAGAGTACTGATAGTAATTGGGAAGACAAGCCAGCTATCTTGTTAGTGGATGATAGCCGTCAACTTCGTAATCACCTTTTTAAGTTATTCTCTTCGACCTACAAATGCCTTGTGGCTAGAGACGGAAAGCAGGCTCTAGATATTCTACAGATTCACAAAGTTAACCTAGTCATAACCGATCTTATGATGCCGGTTATGAGTGGGCTGAACTTTGTGGAAAAATTGCGTGATACTGATGCTTTAAATTATTTACCCATCATTGTTTTAACGGCAAAAGTAGATGATGAATCAAAAGAAAGAGCCTTACAGGCGAATGTAGACTGTTTGCTCACTAAGCCTATCGCTGATGAAGAATTAATGCTCAGAGTAAGGCATCTTGTAGCATTAAAACGAGCCCCATCAAACAATCTCTCGTCGTCAGACATGAATAAAAGCGAAGACAGCTGTATTTTATTGCCAGAACTTTTGTCAGAAAAAGATATGGCTTTTTACCTTAACTTTATCTCTGTTTTAGAAAAAAATTATCAAGATGAATATTTTACTAGGGATAAAGCTGCTGATTTATTGCTAATAAGCCCCAGAAGTTTAAACCGAAAGCTTTCAGAGCTATTTGACTACAACTTCAGCGAGTTTCTCTCGCGATTCAGAATAGACAAATCCAAAGCGCTACTAGCCAATGGTGCCTCAGTTATTTCGGTCGCTATAAGCGTAGGCTTTGCCGGACCGTCCTATTTTTCGACCACATTCAAACGCATCATGGGTATACCACCCAAACAGTATTCCAGCACATTAGTAGAGCCTCGCAGTTCAGAACATCAGGTCTAA
- a CDS encoding helix-turn-helix domain-containing protein, whose protein sequence is MCGGLADGASVISVAISVGFAGPSYFSTTFKRIMGIPPKQYSSTLVEPHGSEHQV, encoded by the coding sequence ATTTGTGGGGGCTTAGCCGATGGCGCTTCAGTCATTTCGGTCGCTATAAGCGTAGGCTTTGCCGGACCGTCCTATTTTTCGACCACATTCAAGCGCATTATGGGTATACCACCTAAACAGTATTCCAGCACATTAGTAGAGCCTCACGGTTCAGAGCATCAGGTCTAA
- a CDS encoding polysaccharide lyase family 7 protein, whose product MNIRTRKTSLSFVVGTALTLATTSFVHGASVAIDNPGFESGFDGWTDTDPSAVSGNAYAGSSSAKISGANGKVEQYVDVTPNTDYTLQAYVKGIGKVGADVNGTRFNRTGGGSDFEPVSVSFNSGSATSVKIYANYYGGEGRFDNFTLESAGSTTPPGNSTCSGNDNLSISTATDNGTNDGHGPLNTIDNDLTDESRWSSNGTGKTITYDLGEVATVKALQVKWFKGNTRSSFFDVHTSTNNSNWNAVLLSGASNGSSSGYETHDVTDSDARYVRITGLENSANTWNSIVETNIYGCGGDTDNTPDPTPTPTPGNFDMSDWDMEGADPRVGDTMEFDALREQHVTPNGNGWRHELKIKEEKRVAMTAVFEDFQANIKVEMSDGSKAIVAQHHASDTGTIMKLYVSDTSETGFTPTNAGVESDSVASNGIFDVYVRLAREDGSGEDKQLLGTMVSGQNFDFRVINDHGYVTVSAFGESFSRTIEDSTDSYLKFGNYLQAQDPETREDVDDSDDWAAFYASEGITESLLTFSSINYIRNED is encoded by the coding sequence ATGAACATCAGGACACGAAAAACATCACTCTCTTTTGTAGTGGGGACCGCGCTTACCTTAGCAACCACCTCGTTTGTACACGGAGCCTCGGTAGCCATCGATAACCCAGGGTTTGAAAGTGGGTTCGATGGATGGACCGATACCGACCCTTCCGCGGTATCTGGTAACGCCTATGCAGGAAGTAGCTCTGCTAAAATTTCCGGTGCGAATGGTAAAGTAGAGCAATATGTTGATGTTACACCTAACACCGACTACACCTTGCAGGCGTACGTAAAAGGTATTGGTAAAGTTGGTGCCGATGTTAACGGCACGCGGTTTAATAGAACCGGTGGTGGCAGCGATTTTGAACCTGTATCGGTAAGCTTTAATTCAGGCTCTGCAACTTCGGTTAAAATTTATGCAAATTATTATGGCGGCGAAGGTCGATTCGACAATTTCACGCTGGAAAGTGCTGGCTCTACAACGCCGCCGGGTAATTCCACATGTTCAGGGAATGACAACTTAAGCATTAGTACTGCAACCGACAATGGCACTAACGATGGTCATGGGCCGCTAAATACCATCGATAACGACTTAACCGATGAGTCTCGTTGGTCTTCCAACGGCACTGGCAAAACGATTACTTACGATTTAGGTGAAGTGGCTACAGTAAAAGCATTGCAAGTGAAATGGTTTAAGGGGAATACCCGTAGTTCGTTCTTTGATGTGCATACTTCTACCAATAACAGTAACTGGAATGCCGTGTTACTTTCAGGTGCGTCAAACGGTTCAAGTTCTGGTTATGAAACCCATGATGTTACTGATTCTGATGCCCGTTATGTTCGTATTACTGGGTTAGAGAACTCGGCGAATACGTGGAACAGCATTGTGGAAACCAACATCTACGGCTGCGGCGGAGATACTGATAACACGCCTGATCCAACGCCTACACCAACTCCCGGTAATTTTGATATGAGCGATTGGGACATGGAAGGTGCCGACCCACGTGTTGGCGACACCATGGAGTTTGACGCCTTACGCGAACAGCATGTTACGCCAAACGGAAATGGCTGGCGTCACGAGCTTAAAATTAAAGAAGAAAAACGTGTAGCAATGACCGCCGTGTTTGAAGATTTCCAAGCAAACATAAAAGTGGAAATGTCAGACGGTTCAAAAGCCATCGTTGCCCAGCACCATGCTAGCGACACAGGCACCATTATGAAATTATATGTTTCAGACACCAGCGAAACCGGTTTTACACCAACTAACGCTGGCGTAGAAAGTGACAGCGTTGCCAGTAATGGTATTTTTGATGTGTATGTTCGCCTTGCACGAGAAGACGGTTCCGGTGAAGACAAGCAGTTGCTTGGTACTATGGTAAGCGGTCAAAATTTCGATTTTAGAGTTATTAACGACCATGGTTATGTGACGGTTTCAGCGTTTGGCGAGTCTTTCTCTCGAACCATTGAAGACAGCACAGATTCTTACTTGAAATTTGGTAACTACTTACAAGCGCAAGATCCAGAAACGAGGGAAGACGTAGATGACTCAGACGACTGGGCTGCGTTTTATGCCAGTGAAGGTATTACGGAAAGCTTGCTTACCTTTTCAAGCATTAACTACATTCGTAACGAAGATTAA
- a CDS encoding DUF3392 family protein, with product MNELFSALSRTLSPYYAEMSIMLMATILVVYGDIINSHIKRILAPYHFILRVSLFVVLCAFGYGALTLYGAPFLHHIIAYLPWKYQGAGFVFAFMFIGFLAERRRYI from the coding sequence ATGAACGAACTGTTCAGTGCCCTATCCCGCACGTTAAGCCCTTATTACGCCGAAATGAGCATCATGCTTATGGCCACCATTTTAGTGGTGTACGGCGATATTATTAATAGCCATATAAAGCGTATTTTAGCCCCCTATCATTTCATATTGCGGGTTAGCCTTTTTGTAGTGCTATGCGCCTTTGGTTATGGTGCATTAACCCTTTATGGTGCCCCTTTTCTGCATCACATCATTGCTTACCTACCTTGGAAATACCAAGGTGCAGGCTTCGTATTCGCTTTCATGTTTATTGGTTTTTTGGCCGAGCGTAGAAGATATATATAA
- a CDS encoding sugar phosphate isomerase/epimerase family protein, which yields MITPSTFTRRQFIRAAALGAGCAAIPSVLAHSHTAKSLNSNGMASNSIGLQLYTLRDIMKVSVPATLKLVSAVGYNELEFAGYFGHSAKEISTILDGEGLTAPSAHIQLDDFDNNLEKVLDDAQTAGHKYLVVPWLSEAQRGEGIAPYKALAEKLNVIGEACSKANITLAYHNHDFEFEVRDGEIPLDVLITETDSDLVSMELDLYWAVKAGKDPVDYFKQYPGRFKLWHVKDMATDGSFADVGTGVIDFETIFAHGNVAGIEHKFVERDQTGDRIATIEQGYKAVSMLNSTL from the coding sequence ATGATCACCCCTTCCACTTTCACCCGCAGGCAGTTTATTCGTGCCGCGGCATTAGGTGCAGGCTGCGCCGCTATACCCAGCGTACTTGCACATTCACATACAGCTAAGTCGTTAAACTCAAATGGTATGGCGAGCAACAGTATTGGATTACAGCTTTATACCCTGCGCGATATTATGAAAGTTAGCGTGCCAGCCACATTAAAATTAGTAAGTGCGGTGGGCTACAACGAACTTGAGTTCGCAGGCTACTTTGGTCATAGCGCTAAAGAAATTAGTACTATTTTAGACGGTGAAGGATTAACTGCCCCGTCTGCTCATATCCAGCTAGATGACTTTGATAATAACTTAGAGAAAGTGTTAGATGATGCTCAAACTGCAGGTCATAAATACCTTGTGGTGCCTTGGCTTAGCGAAGCGCAGCGCGGCGAGGGCATAGCGCCTTACAAAGCACTTGCTGAAAAACTTAACGTAATTGGTGAAGCCTGTAGTAAAGCCAATATTACATTGGCTTATCACAACCACGATTTTGAATTTGAAGTGCGTGATGGTGAAATACCGCTAGATGTACTTATTACTGAAACCGACTCTGATTTAGTATCTATGGAGCTAGATTTGTACTGGGCAGTTAAAGCCGGAAAAGACCCCGTAGATTACTTTAAGCAATATCCTGGGCGCTTCAAACTTTGGCACGTAAAAGATATGGCGACAGACGGAAGTTTTGCCGATGTGGGCACAGGTGTTATCGACTTTGAAACTATCTTCGCTCATGGCAATGTGGCCGGTATAGAACACAAATTTGTAGAGCGGGATCAAACCGGCGATCGTATTGCCACTATTGAACAAGGCTATAAAGCGGTAAGTATGCTAAACAGTACTTTGTAG
- a CDS encoding LacI family DNA-binding transcriptional regulator → MANIRDVADSAGVSVATVSRALQQPERVSPKTRSKVMTAVELVGYKPNLMAVKFRSGKTHNLVVLVPTVANVFFARVISGMQETAAELGYSILLANTLGNPDIESHYAKMVSTSQADGLIQLRALNPLDDSMINDNGLLPMVNACEVIDEGRYPTVALDNRAAAKAMTEHLLALGHTRIAMIKGPHSSPLTQDRLSGYKDALNDANIAFDDSLLFPGDFTLQAGYNAGVTIAQQAQRPTAVFCENDETAIGAMQAFKQAGLRIPEDISVAGFDDIAFSAFCDPPLTTIAQPAEEFGRTAVSLLIDVINGKIRKAPKVIMPFELIARGSTGPAQIV, encoded by the coding sequence ATGGCAAATATTAGAGACGTTGCTGATAGCGCTGGCGTATCGGTGGCAACAGTGTCTCGGGCACTTCAACAACCCGAGCGCGTTTCTCCAAAAACCCGTTCTAAAGTAATGACGGCGGTTGAGCTAGTGGGCTATAAGCCCAACTTAATGGCGGTAAAGTTTCGTTCTGGAAAAACCCACAACTTGGTTGTGTTGGTTCCCACGGTTGCGAATGTGTTTTTTGCGCGAGTGATTAGCGGCATGCAAGAAACGGCTGCCGAATTGGGCTACTCCATTTTACTGGCGAATACCTTAGGTAACCCCGATATTGAAAGCCATTACGCTAAAATGGTAAGCACGTCTCAGGCCGATGGATTAATTCAATTACGCGCATTGAACCCGCTAGATGACAGCATGATTAATGACAATGGCTTGTTGCCCATGGTAAATGCTTGTGAAGTTATTGATGAAGGTAGGTACCCTACCGTGGCACTTGATAACCGTGCCGCCGCCAAAGCCATGACCGAACACTTGTTAGCATTAGGCCATACCCGTATTGCCATGATTAAAGGCCCCCACTCTAGCCCACTCACTCAAGATAGATTGTCGGGTTATAAAGATGCTTTGAACGACGCCAATATTGCCTTTGACGACAGCCTGCTATTTCCTGGCGACTTCACGCTTCAAGCAGGCTATAACGCTGGCGTAACCATTGCCCAGCAAGCGCAAAGACCCACTGCCGTATTTTGTGAAAACGACGAAACAGCAATAGGTGCTATGCAAGCATTTAAACAAGCAGGCTTGCGTATACCTGAAGATATTTCAGTAGCGGGATTTGACGATATTGCCTTTTCGGCATTTTGCGATCCACCGTTAACCACGATTGCCCAGCCAGCCGAAGAGTTCGGCCGAACGGCAGTAAGCTTATTGATAGACGTCATTAACGGCAAAATTCGTAAAGCACCAAAAGTTATTATGCCGTTTGAACTCATTGCTAGGGGCAGCACTGGCCCAGCCCAGATTGTGTAA
- a CDS encoding Gfo/Idh/MocA family protein → MQKVRLGMIGGGEGAFIGAVHRNAFGLDGQYDLVCGAFSRDPGNNESTADSLGVERSRTYASWEDMLDKESALPEQQRMQVVSIVTPNHLHVPISVAAIKAGFHVFCEKPAGVGLGEVKDLQDLLHSTDRLYGLAHTYLGYPMVWQARHMVQSGMLGNIRKVFVEYPQGWLSANEETHNKQAKWRTDPSLAGGSGCMGDIGTHAFGLAEFVLDDAITALCGQLYTHIDDRQLDDDGAALIKTKKGATGVLIASQVCAGEENALKIKVYGDKGGLEWHQMEPNSVVYRPIGQPYQVFRAGLGQPGLCDEAVNRCRIPGGHPEGYLEAMANLYNDFAKAVRGDSNHTSSKANGVPGIKSGLRGMAFIDAMLASSDSDTKWETVSPVGTE, encoded by the coding sequence ATGCAGAAAGTAAGATTAGGTATGATAGGTGGTGGTGAAGGCGCATTTATTGGGGCGGTTCATCGCAACGCATTCGGGTTAGATGGTCAATACGATTTGGTATGTGGCGCCTTTAGTCGCGACCCCGGCAATAATGAAAGCACGGCCGATAGTTTAGGCGTTGAACGCAGCCGTACTTATGCTTCGTGGGAAGACATGCTAGATAAAGAATCTGCGCTTCCAGAGCAGCAACGCATGCAAGTGGTTTCTATTGTTACGCCGAATCATTTACACGTACCTATTTCAGTGGCCGCAATAAAAGCTGGCTTTCATGTATTCTGCGAAAAGCCCGCCGGTGTTGGCTTGGGCGAGGTAAAAGACTTACAAGATTTACTCCATAGTACCGACAGATTATATGGCTTAGCGCACACCTATTTGGGTTATCCCATGGTGTGGCAAGCGCGTCATATGGTTCAAAGTGGCATGCTAGGTAACATTCGTAAAGTGTTTGTTGAGTACCCACAAGGGTGGTTATCGGCAAATGAAGAAACCCATAATAAACAGGCTAAATGGCGTACCGACCCAAGTTTAGCTGGCGGTAGCGGCTGTATGGGCGACATTGGTACCCACGCTTTTGGACTTGCTGAATTTGTTTTAGACGATGCTATTACGGCCTTATGTGGTCAGCTTTATACGCACATTGATGACAGACAGTTAGATGACGATGGCGCAGCGCTGATTAAAACCAAGAAAGGTGCTACTGGTGTGTTGATTGCCAGCCAAGTGTGCGCAGGTGAAGAAAACGCCTTAAAGATAAAAGTGTATGGCGATAAAGGCGGATTAGAGTGGCATCAAATGGAGCCGAACTCTGTGGTGTATCGCCCCATAGGCCAGCCATATCAAGTATTCCGTGCTGGACTAGGGCAACCCGGGTTGTGTGATGAAGCTGTTAATCGTTGCCGTATTCCAGGCGGACACCCCGAAGGTTACCTAGAAGCCATGGCAAATTTATATAACGATTTTGCCAAAGCGGTTCGTGGCGATTCAAACCATACAAGCAGCAAAGCAAACGGTGTACCTGGCATTAAATCCGGTCTTCGCGGCATGGCGTTTATTGATGCCATGTTGGCCAGTAGCGACAGTGATACTAAGTGGGAAACCGTCAGCCCAGTTGGCACAGAATAA
- a CDS encoding sugar phosphate isomerase/epimerase family protein, whose product MEQQAKEQKANEQPAKEAMPIKGPAVFLAQFMGKEAPFDTLENMAKWAASLGYKGIQVPTDPALFDLEKAAESQEYCDEIAATCRAAGVEITELSTHLQGQLVAVHPAYDELFDNFAPAHLHGNPKARTEWAVNQLKCAAIASKRLGLSAHATFSGALMWHLVYPWPQRPAGLVEQGFAELAKRWLPILDAFDDAGVDVCYEIHPGEDLHDGATFEMFLAAVDNHPRANILFDPSHFVLQQLDYLDFIDRYHSRIKMFHVKDAEFNPNGRSGVYGGYQDWKDRPGRFRSLGDGQVDFKGIFSKLTQYGFSGWAVLEWECCLKDSAQGAAEGAPFIAQHIIQPTRYAFDDFAGGEVSETKNNRILGISE is encoded by the coding sequence ATGGAACAACAAGCAAAAGAACAGAAAGCAAACGAACAACCAGCCAAAGAAGCTATGCCAATTAAAGGCCCTGCCGTCTTTTTAGCCCAATTTATGGGTAAAGAAGCGCCCTTCGATACACTTGAAAACATGGCCAAGTGGGCAGCTTCATTGGGGTATAAAGGCATTCAAGTGCCTACGGATCCGGCGCTTTTCGATTTAGAAAAAGCAGCAGAAAGCCAAGAATACTGTGACGAAATAGCCGCTACCTGTAGGGCGGCGGGCGTAGAAATTACCGAGCTATCAACGCACTTGCAGGGGCAATTGGTGGCGGTACATCCTGCTTACGATGAGCTATTTGATAACTTCGCACCAGCACATTTGCACGGCAACCCAAAAGCACGTACCGAATGGGCGGTAAACCAGCTTAAGTGTGCCGCTATTGCCAGTAAGCGCTTAGGACTAAGCGCCCACGCTACCTTCTCGGGTGCCTTAATGTGGCATTTAGTGTACCCATGGCCGCAACGTCCTGCCGGGTTAGTAGAGCAAGGGTTTGCCGAATTAGCTAAGCGTTGGTTACCTATTTTAGATGCCTTCGATGATGCGGGTGTAGACGTATGTTATGAAATTCACCCAGGTGAAGATTTGCATGATGGTGCTACCTTTGAAATGTTTTTAGCCGCGGTAGATAACCATCCTCGTGCCAATATTTTGTTCGACCCTAGTCACTTTGTGCTGCAGCAGCTCGACTATCTCGACTTTATCGACAGATACCACAGCCGTATAAAAATGTTCCATGTGAAAGATGCCGAGTTCAATCCCAACGGCAGAAGTGGCGTTTACGGTGGTTACCAAGATTGGAAAGATCGCCCAGGTCGCTTTCGTTCTCTTGGCGATGGGCAAGTCGATTTCAAAGGCATTTTCAGCAAGCTTACTCAGTATGGGTTTAGCGGATGGGCAGTGCTTGAATGGGAATGCTGCTTGAAAGATTCTGCCCAAGGTGCGGCTGAAGGTGCGCCTTTCATTGCCCAGCATATTATTCAGCCAACGCGCTACGCGTTCGATGATTTCGCCGGTGGCGAAGTAAGTGAAACAAAAAACAACCGCATTTTGGGCATAAGCGAATAA